A single window of Streptococcus cristatus ATCC 51100 DNA harbors:
- the pflB gene encoding formate C-acetyltransferase, with translation MVVKTVVEAQDIFDKAWEGFKGEDWKEKASVSRFVQANYTPYDGDESFLAGPTERSLHIKKIVEETKAHYEETRFPMDTRPTSIADIPAGYIDRDNELIYGIQNDELFKLNFMPKGGIRMAETTLKENGYEPDPAVHEIFTKYVTTVNDGIFRAYTSNIRRARHAHTVTGLPDAYSRGRIIGVYARLALYGADYLMQEKVNDWNAIKEIDEETIRLREEVNLQYQALQQVVRLGDLYGVDVRKPAMNVKEAIQWVNIAFMAVCRVINGAATSLGRVPIVLDIFAERDLARGTFTESEIQEFVDDFVMKLRTVKFARTKAYDQLYSGDPTFITTSMAGMGNDGRHRVTKMDYRFLNTLDNIGNSPEPNLTVLWTDKLPYSFRRYCMHMSHKHSSIQYEGVTTMAKDGYGEMSCISCCVSPLDPENEDQRHNIQYFGARVNVLKALLTGLNGGYDDVHKDYKVFDIDPIRDEVLEFESVKANFEKSLDWLTDTYVDALNIIHYMTDKYNYEAVQMAFLPTKQRANMGFGICGFANTVDTLSAIKYATVKPLRDENGYIYDYETIGEYPRWGEDDPRSNELAEWLIEAYTTRLRSHKLYKDAEATVSLLTITSNVAYSKQTGNSPVHKGVYLNEDGSVNLSKLEFFSPGANPSNKAKGGWLQNLNSLASLDFGYAADGISLTTQVSPRALGKTRDEQVDNLVTILDGYFENGGQHVNLNVMDLQDVYDKIMSGEDVIVRISGYCVNTKYLTPEQKTELTQRVFHEVLSMDDALS, from the coding sequence ATGGTTGTTAAAACAGTTGTGGAAGCTCAAGATATTTTTGACAAAGCTTGGGAAGGCTTCAAAGGTGAAGATTGGAAAGAGAAAGCAAGTGTTTCTCGCTTCGTTCAAGCCAACTACACACCTTATGATGGAGATGAAAGCTTCTTGGCGGGTCCTACTGAGCGCTCACTCCACATCAAGAAAATCGTAGAAGAAACAAAAGCTCACTACGAAGAAACTCGTTTCCCAATGGACACTCGTCCAACATCTATTGCAGATATCCCTGCTGGTTATATCGACAGAGATAACGAACTAATTTACGGTATTCAAAACGATGAACTCTTCAAATTGAACTTCATGCCAAAAGGTGGTATCCGTATGGCTGAAACAACTTTGAAGGAAAATGGTTATGAACCTGATCCAGCTGTTCACGAAATTTTCACAAAATATGTGACAACTGTTAACGACGGTATTTTCCGTGCTTATACTTCTAACATCCGCCGTGCTCGTCACGCCCACACTGTAACAGGTCTTCCAGATGCCTACTCACGTGGACGTATCATCGGTGTTTACGCACGTCTTGCTCTTTACGGTGCAGACTACTTGATGCAAGAAAAAGTCAACGACTGGAATGCAATCAAAGAAATCGACGAAGAAACAATCCGCCTTCGTGAAGAAGTAAACCTTCAATACCAAGCATTGCAACAAGTTGTTCGCTTGGGTGATCTTTACGGAGTTGATGTTCGTAAACCAGCGATGAACGTTAAAGAAGCGATCCAATGGGTTAACATCGCCTTCATGGCTGTCTGCCGTGTTATCAACGGCGCTGCAACATCTCTAGGACGTGTGCCAATCGTATTAGATATCTTTGCAGAACGTGACCTTGCTCGTGGTACATTTACTGAATCAGAAATCCAAGAATTTGTTGATGATTTCGTTATGAAACTTCGTACAGTGAAGTTTGCTCGTACAAAAGCTTATGACCAATTGTACTCAGGCGACCCAACTTTCATCACCACTTCTATGGCTGGTATGGGTAACGACGGTCGTCACCGTGTTACTAAGATGGACTACCGTTTCTTGAACACTCTTGACAATATCGGTAACTCTCCAGAGCCAAACTTGACAGTTCTCTGGACTGACAAACTTCCATACTCATTCCGTCGCTACTGTATGCATATGAGCCACAAACACTCTTCTATCCAATACGAAGGTGTAACAACAATGGCTAAAGACGGATACGGAGAAATGAGCTGTATCTCATGCTGTGTGTCACCACTTGACCCAGAAAACGAAGATCAACGTCACAACATCCAGTACTTCGGTGCTCGTGTGAACGTTCTTAAAGCCCTTCTTACTGGTTTGAACGGTGGTTACGACGATGTTCACAAAGACTACAAAGTATTTGACATCGATCCTATCCGTGACGAAGTTCTTGAATTTGAATCAGTTAAAGCGAACTTTGAAAAATCTCTTGACTGGTTGACTGACACTTACGTAGATGCTTTGAACATCATCCACTACATGACTGACAAGTACAACTACGAAGCTGTTCAAATGGCCTTCTTGCCAACTAAACAACGTGCTAACATGGGATTCGGTATCTGCGGATTCGCTAACACTGTTGACACATTGTCAGCTATCAAGTACGCTACAGTTAAACCACTCCGTGACGAAAATGGCTACATCTACGATTACGAAACAATCGGTGAATACCCACGTTGGGGTGAAGATGACCCACGTTCAAACGAATTGGCAGAATGGTTGATCGAAGCTTATACAACTCGTCTACGTAGCCACAAACTTTACAAAGACGCGGAAGCTACTGTATCACTTTTGACCATCACATCTAATGTTGCTTACTCTAAACAAACTGGTAACTCACCAGTCCACAAAGGTGTATACCTCAACGAAGATGGTTCTGTGAACTTGTCTAAACTTGAATTCTTCTCACCAGGTGCTAACCCATCTAACAAAGCTAAAGGTGGCTGGTTGCAAAACTTGAACTCACTTGCTAGCCTAGACTTTGGTTACGCAGCTGACGGTATCTCATTGACAACTCAAGTTTCTCCACGTGCTCTTGGTAAGACTCGTGACGAACAAGTTGATAACTTGGTAACAATCCTTGATGGTTACTTTGAAAACGGTGGACAACACGTTAACTTGAACGTTATGGACTTGCAAGATGTTTACGACAAGATCATGTCTGGCGAAGACGTTATCGTACGTATCTCTGGATACTGTGTAAACACTAAATACCTCACTCCAGAACAAAAAACTGAATTGACACAACGTGTCTTCCACGAAGTTCTTTCAATGGATGACGCACTTAGCTAA
- a CDS encoding threonine/serine exporter family protein, protein MAEKMSTDEKNLNLAVDVIMLAGTLLLQSGSEIYRVEDTMIRIAHSQGILDCNALAMPVAIFFSIENTNISRMKRNIHMNYNIEKVCDVNQVSRQLVSGAINLEEALEQLRALKTKGVPYSKRELITAATLSAPFFSIMFGGNFYDALGAGIATLFGFSFSLYVDKYIRIPFVSAFAGAFVFGLLAQIWAYYSGFDSTADLIIAGAVMPFVPGIALTNSVRDIMTNHINSGMSKLFESLLITLALGAGTSVALILMK, encoded by the coding sequence ATGGCTGAGAAAATGTCTACAGATGAAAAAAATCTTAATCTGGCCGTCGATGTTATCATGCTAGCTGGGACCTTGCTATTACAAAGCGGCTCAGAGATTTATCGGGTCGAAGACACTATGATCCGGATTGCCCATTCGCAAGGCATCCTGGACTGCAATGCCTTAGCCATGCCCGTTGCCATATTCTTTTCAATTGAAAACACTAATATTTCTCGAATGAAGCGAAATATCCATATGAACTACAATATCGAGAAAGTCTGCGATGTCAATCAAGTCTCTCGGCAATTAGTCAGTGGAGCAATCAATTTGGAAGAAGCTCTTGAACAACTAAGGGCACTTAAAACAAAAGGGGTTCCCTATAGCAAAAGAGAACTCATTACAGCAGCCACACTCAGTGCTCCTTTCTTTTCTATCATGTTCGGTGGAAATTTTTACGATGCTCTTGGAGCCGGTATCGCAACTCTATTTGGCTTCTCTTTCTCCCTTTATGTCGATAAATATATTCGAATTCCTTTTGTTTCAGCCTTTGCTGGAGCTTTTGTCTTCGGATTATTAGCCCAGATTTGGGCTTACTATTCGGGATTCGATTCAACAGCAGACTTGATCATCGCAGGAGCTGTTATGCCCTTCGTCCCAGGAATCGCTCTGACTAACTCAGTTAGAGATATTATGACCAACCACATCAACTCTGGAATGAGCAAACTCTTTGAATCGCTCCTCATTACCCTTGCTCTCGGTGCCGGTACCTCTGTCGCCCTCATTCTTATGAAATAA
- a CDS encoding threonine/serine exporter family protein, producing the protein MTILTFLLQALASLLAIITFLIVLNVQRSMLIPGGVLGMATWLLYLLLKGPTNVIIATFVAAIIGSCASQILSIIYRTPAVVFILAILAPLVPGYISYRTTAFFVTGDYSHAMVNATLVVILALVISIGMASGTVVLKIYSYLKKHPLHYKK; encoded by the coding sequence ATGACAATCTTGACTTTCTTACTGCAAGCCCTTGCCAGCCTACTGGCTATCATCACTTTTCTAATCGTTCTAAATGTCCAGCGTAGTATGCTGATTCCCGGCGGAGTTTTAGGAATGGCTACTTGGCTACTTTATCTCCTACTAAAGGGACCCACCAATGTTATCATTGCAACCTTTGTGGCTGCTATCATTGGTTCCTGTGCCAGCCAAATCCTCAGCATCATCTACAGAACGCCTGCTGTCGTCTTTATTTTGGCTATTCTAGCGCCTCTAGTACCTGGATATATTTCCTATCGGACAACTGCCTTCTTTGTGACAGGTGATTACAGTCATGCTATGGTCAATGCTACCTTGGTCGTTATCCTAGCCTTGGTCATCTCTATCGGCATGGCTAGCGGGACGGTTGTATTAAAGATTTACAGCTACCTGAAGAAACATCCTCTTCACTATAAAAAATGA
- a CDS encoding IS1182 family transposase, whose amino-acid sequence MFHKEKPDYHRCQYGFYTIDELVPEDHFLRQVDSKLDFDFIYDLVEDTYSPDNGRPSLDPVMLVKIPLIQCFYGIRSMRQTIKDIEVNVAYRWFLGLSLDDKVPHFTTYGKNYSRRFQDKELISEIFSRVLHQALCAGLIDPSELFVDGTHIKAAANSHKYRKKMVAQQAKFMSEQLEVEIDLDRRKHEKKSLKPAKESEAKEKKISRTDPESGWFHKGQHKEVFAYSAQVACDKHGWALAYSVEAGNVHDSQAFPALFSKIEAFSPRYIIADSGYKTPAIAHYLLERNIIPVFPYTRPKGVKGNLRPGDFVYDAFYDCYLCPENQVLTYRTTTRAGYREYKSDPKVCVACPLSSVCTQSQNQQKVITRHVWKDDLEFCEEIRHKRGMKELYKKRKETIERLFGTAKEYHNLRYTREKGKSKMEDKVGLTLACLNLKKLVKMRVDKPFYFVQMTIILSKDEILA is encoded by the coding sequence ATGTTTCACAAAGAAAAACCTGATTATCATCGCTGCCAATATGGCTTCTATACGATTGACGAATTGGTCCCAGAGGATCACTTTCTTCGCCAAGTGGATTCAAAGCTTGATTTTGATTTTATCTATGACTTGGTAGAAGACACCTATAGTCCAGATAATGGTCGTCCTAGTCTCGATCCTGTCATGTTAGTCAAAATCCCTTTGATTCAATGTTTTTATGGCATTCGCTCCATGCGCCAAACCATTAAAGATATTGAAGTAAATGTAGCTTATCGTTGGTTTCTTGGACTAAGCTTGGATGACAAGGTCCCTCATTTTACCACCTATGGAAAGAATTACAGTCGTCGTTTTCAAGATAAAGAATTAATTTCAGAGATATTTTCGCGAGTGCTCCATCAAGCTTTATGTGCTGGCTTAATTGATCCTTCGGAACTATTTGTGGATGGTACTCACATCAAAGCGGCAGCTAACAGTCACAAATATCGTAAGAAAATGGTTGCCCAACAAGCTAAATTTATGAGTGAGCAATTGGAAGTTGAGATTGATTTAGATAGGAGGAAACATGAAAAAAAGTCCTTAAAGCCCGCAAAAGAAAGCGAGGCTAAAGAAAAGAAAATCTCAAGGACAGACCCAGAGAGTGGCTGGTTCCACAAGGGTCAACACAAGGAAGTATTTGCCTATTCTGCCCAGGTAGCTTGTGACAAGCATGGTTGGGCACTAGCTTATAGTGTTGAAGCAGGAAATGTACACGATAGTCAGGCTTTCCCTGCCCTTTTTTCAAAGATAGAAGCTTTCTCCCCACGCTACATTATTGCGGACTCAGGCTATAAGACCCCAGCTATTGCTCATTATTTATTAGAGCGAAACATCATCCCTGTCTTTCCCTATACCCGCCCCAAGGGTGTAAAAGGGAACTTAAGGCCCGGTGATTTTGTTTATGATGCCTTCTATGACTGTTACCTCTGCCCAGAGAACCAAGTGTTAACCTATCGCACGACGACCCGAGCAGGCTACCGTGAGTATAAGAGTGATCCAAAAGTATGTGTCGCCTGTCCCCTATCATCAGTTTGTACCCAGAGCCAGAATCAGCAGAAAGTCATCACAAGACATGTATGGAAAGATGACCTTGAATTTTGTGAAGAGATTCGCCACAAAAGAGGGATGAAGGAGCTTTATAAGAAGCGCAAGGAAACAATTGAGCGACTCTTTGGGACTGCTAAGGAATATCATAACTTGAGATACACCAGAGAGAAAGGAAAGTCCAAAATGGAAGATAAGGTTGGGCTTACTTTGGCGTGTTTGAATCTTAAAAAACTAGTAAAAATGAGGGTGGACAAGCCTTTTTATTTTGTTCAAATGACCATTATTCTATCAAAAGATGAAATATTAGCCTGA
- a CDS encoding hydroxymethylglutaryl-CoA reductase, degradative yields the protein MKINWTGFSKKTPAERLEFLKAYELLQDENWQNLANQSHLPLETANQMSENVLSILALPYSIAPDFLIDGQVYQVPFATEEPSVVAAASFAAKIIQRNGGFKTKIHNRQMVGQVALYDVPDVAKALEQIQNEKSALLELANQAHPSIVKRGGGARDLRTDFLEGETDFLVVYLVVDTQEAMGANILNTMLEALKERLEELTGGQSLMAILSNYATEALVTASCEIDFHSLSRDKAEAERTAQRIALASQFAKQDPYRASTHNKGIFNGIDAVLLATGNDWRAIEAGAHAYAARDGRYQGLSNWKANLEERKLYGQLTLPMPVAAKGGSIGLNPMVVASFDLLGQPTAKELASIIASVGLAQNFAALRALVTTGIQAGHMKLQAKSLALLAGAQEDEIAAVVAELLKEKQFNQAKAKEILTKMRKEK from the coding sequence ATGAAAATAAATTGGACCGGATTTTCTAAAAAGACACCTGCAGAGCGGCTAGAGTTTCTGAAAGCCTATGAGCTACTCCAGGATGAGAATTGGCAAAACCTTGCTAATCAAAGCCATTTACCGCTGGAGACAGCCAATCAAATGAGTGAAAATGTGCTTTCTATTCTGGCTTTGCCTTATTCGATTGCACCGGACTTTCTTATAGATGGGCAGGTTTATCAGGTACCTTTTGCAACAGAGGAGCCCTCTGTCGTTGCTGCTGCTAGTTTTGCAGCAAAAATCATTCAGCGCAACGGCGGTTTCAAGACCAAGATTCATAATCGGCAGATGGTTGGGCAGGTCGCACTCTATGATGTGCCCGATGTAGCTAAAGCCCTGGAGCAGATCCAAAATGAGAAGTCAGCTTTATTAGAATTGGCAAATCAAGCCCATCCTTCCATCGTCAAGCGAGGAGGTGGGGCGCGTGACTTGCGAACGGATTTCCTGGAGGGAGAGACAGATTTTCTAGTTGTCTACCTTGTCGTGGACACTCAGGAAGCCATGGGTGCCAATATCCTTAATACAATGCTAGAAGCCCTAAAAGAACGATTAGAGGAGCTAACAGGTGGACAGAGCTTGATGGCCATCCTGTCTAACTATGCGACTGAGGCGCTCGTAACAGCCTCTTGTGAAATTGATTTCCACTCACTCAGTCGAGACAAGGCAGAAGCTGAACGCACTGCTCAAAGAATTGCTCTAGCCAGTCAATTTGCAAAACAGGATCCTTATCGAGCCAGCACGCATAATAAAGGCATTTTCAACGGCATTGATGCAGTTCTTTTGGCGACAGGTAACGACTGGCGCGCTATTGAAGCAGGGGCCCATGCCTATGCTGCTCGCGATGGCCGTTATCAAGGATTGAGTAATTGGAAGGCAAATCTAGAGGAAAGAAAACTCTATGGCCAGTTGACTTTACCCATGCCGGTTGCGGCCAAGGGAGGTTCCATTGGGCTTAATCCAATGGTTGTCGCTAGTTTTGATTTATTGGGGCAACCGACAGCCAAAGAATTAGCTTCGATTATCGCTTCTGTCGGCTTAGCGCAAAATTTTGCGGCTTTAAGAGCGCTGGTGACTACGGGAATTCAGGCTGGCCACATGAAGCTCCAAGCTAAATCCCTAGCTTTATTGGCCGGTGCTCAGGAAGATGAGATTGCTGCTGTTGTTGCAGAGCTTCTCAAAGAGAAGCAATTTAATCAGGCAAAAGCTAAGGAAATTCTAACCAAAATGCGTAAAGAAAAATGA
- a CDS encoding hydroxymethylglutaryl-CoA synthase, whose amino-acid sequence MKIGIDQIGFATSNYVLKLDHLAEKRGIDPNKLSKGLLMKEISIAPLTEDIVTLGAAAAEQILTVEDKKVIDMIIVATESSIDQSKAASVFIHGLLGIQPFARSFEMKEACYAGTAALDYAKLHIKQYPESKVLVIASDIAKYGIEAPGEPTQGAGAIAMLISQNPRILEFNEDNVAQTRDIMDFWRPNYSTTPYVNGVYSTQQYLDCLETTWTEYQKRHGLALADFAAVCFHLPYPKLALKGLNKIMDQSLSQEEQRKLQENFDKSILYSQKVGNIYTGSLFLGLLSLLENSENLKAGDKIALFSYGSGAVAEIFSANLVEGYEKQLTTNRLEKLNQRQELTVAAYEELFFAEAQLDENGSAVFSDYDDQVYALVQIDQHQRKYIKVEKSS is encoded by the coding sequence ATGAAAATCGGAATCGATCAAATCGGTTTTGCGACCAGCAATTATGTTTTAAAATTAGATCATCTGGCTGAGAAGCGGGGAATTGATCCCAACAAGCTTAGTAAGGGATTGTTGATGAAGGAGATTAGCATTGCTCCTTTAACTGAGGATATTGTCACTTTGGGCGCAGCAGCGGCTGAGCAAATCTTGACCGTAGAGGATAAGAAGGTCATTGATATGATTATTGTTGCAACGGAGTCTAGCATCGACCAAAGTAAGGCGGCTTCAGTCTTTATTCATGGTCTTCTGGGCATCCAGCCCTTTGCTCGTAGCTTTGAAATGAAGGAAGCCTGCTACGCTGGAACTGCTGCTCTAGACTATGCCAAGCTGCATATCAAACAGTATCCAGAAAGCAAGGTTTTGGTTATCGCTAGTGATATTGCAAAATACGGGATAGAGGCGCCAGGCGAGCCGACTCAAGGTGCAGGAGCTATCGCTATGCTGATCAGTCAAAATCCACGAATCCTTGAATTCAATGAAGATAATGTGGCTCAGACTCGTGATATTATGGATTTCTGGCGACCAAATTACTCTACGACTCCTTATGTCAATGGTGTCTACTCAACCCAGCAGTATTTGGATTGCCTTGAGACGACTTGGACGGAATATCAAAAGCGTCATGGCTTAGCTTTAGCTGACTTTGCAGCGGTCTGTTTCCATCTTCCTTATCCTAAATTGGCACTCAAGGGTCTAAATAAAATTATGGATCAGAGCTTGTCTCAGGAAGAGCAGAGAAAACTGCAAGAAAACTTTGATAAGTCTATTCTCTATAGCCAAAAGGTCGGAAACATCTACACAGGCTCGCTCTTTTTGGGGCTCTTGTCTCTCTTAGAAAACTCTGAAAATCTTAAGGCTGGTGACAAGATTGCTCTCTTTAGTTATGGTAGCGGTGCTGTCGCTGAGATTTTCAGTGCAAATCTGGTAGAAGGTTATGAAAAACAGCTGACGACTAATCGTTTGGAGAAATTAAATCAACGTCAAGAACTGACAGTTGCTGCTTATGAAGAGCTTTTCTTTGCAGAAGCCCAGCTAGATGAAAACGGATCAGCTGTTTTTTCTGACTACGATGACCAAGTTTACGCCTTAGTTCAAATCGACCAGCATCAGCGCAAGTATATCAAAGTTGAGAAATCATCATGA
- the der gene encoding ribosome biogenesis GTPase Der, with translation MALPTIAIVGRPNVGKSTLFNRIAGERISIVEDVEGVTRDRIYATADWLNRKFSIIDTGGIDDVDAPFMEQIKHQAEIAMDEADVIVFVVSGKEGITDADEYVARMLYKTHKPIILAVNKVDNPEMRNEIYDFYALGLGDPFPVSSVHGIGTGDVLDAIIENLPHEEVVENPDMIKFSLIGRPNVGKSSLINAILGEDRVIASPVAGTTRDAIDTVFTDSEGQEFTMIDTAGMRKSGKVYENTEKYSVMRAMRAIDRSDVVLMVLNAEEGIREYDKRIAGFAHEAGKGMIIVVNKWDTLEKDNHTMKDWEEDIRDQFQYLSYAPIIFVSALTKQRLHKLPDMIKQISQSQTTRIPSAVLNDVIMDAIAINPTPTDKGKRLKIFYATQVATKPPTFVIFVNEEELMHFSYLRFLENQIRKAFVFEGTPIHLIARKRK, from the coding sequence ATGGCTTTACCAACTATTGCCATTGTCGGCCGTCCCAATGTCGGCAAGTCAACGCTATTTAACCGGATTGCGGGTGAGCGGATTTCCATTGTGGAAGACGTAGAAGGGGTTACCCGTGACCGCATCTATGCGACGGCTGATTGGCTTAATCGTAAGTTTAGTATCATTGATACAGGCGGAATTGACGATGTTGATGCGCCTTTTATGGAGCAAATCAAGCACCAAGCGGAGATCGCTATGGACGAGGCTGATGTTATCGTTTTTGTCGTGTCTGGCAAGGAAGGTATCACGGATGCGGACGAGTATGTCGCTCGCATGCTCTACAAGACCCATAAACCGATTATTTTAGCGGTTAATAAAGTGGATAATCCCGAAATGCGCAATGAAATCTATGATTTCTATGCACTGGGCTTAGGCGATCCATTCCCAGTATCTTCTGTCCATGGGATTGGTACAGGGGATGTTCTGGATGCTATCATTGAAAATCTTCCACATGAGGAAGTGGTTGAAAATCCTGATATGATTAAGTTTAGCTTGATTGGCCGTCCCAATGTCGGCAAGTCCAGTTTGATCAATGCTATCTTGGGTGAGGATCGGGTCATTGCCAGTCCAGTGGCTGGTACCACGCGCGATGCTATTGATACGGTCTTTACGGATAGTGAAGGTCAGGAGTTTACAATGATCGATACGGCTGGTATGCGCAAGTCAGGCAAGGTCTATGAAAATACGGAGAAATACTCTGTCATGCGGGCCATGCGGGCGATTGACCGCTCAGATGTCGTTCTGATGGTGCTGAATGCTGAAGAAGGAATTCGTGAGTACGACAAGCGAATCGCTGGCTTTGCCCATGAAGCAGGAAAAGGGATGATCATCGTCGTCAATAAGTGGGATACGCTGGAAAAAGACAACCATACCATGAAAGACTGGGAAGAAGATATCCGCGACCAGTTCCAGTACTTGTCTTATGCCCCGATTATCTTCGTCTCTGCCCTAACCAAGCAGCGTCTCCATAAGCTGCCGGACATGATTAAGCAAATCAGTCAGAGTCAGACTACCCGAATTCCATCAGCGGTACTCAATGATGTCATCATGGATGCTATCGCGATTAATCCGACGCCGACTGACAAGGGCAAGCGTCTCAAGATTTTTTATGCGACTCAGGTAGCGACAAAACCGCCAACCTTTGTCATCTTTGTCAACGAAGAAGAGCTCATGCACTTCTCTTACCTGCGTTTCTTAGAAAATCAAATCCGCAAGGCCTTTGTCTTTGAAGGAACACCGATTCACCTGATTGCAAGGAAGCGGAAGTAG
- a CDS encoding NADPH-dependent oxidoreductase: MNETINLMKAHTSVRRFTEEQISDEELRAIIDAGRAASSWKNFQSYSIIVVRSQEKKEALFDLVPQKAILQASAFLLFVGDLNRAQKGVQLHTDGFYPEGTENILISSVDAALAGQNTLLAAESLGYGGVIIGLVRYEASKIAQLFNLPDYTYPIFGMALGKPNQNHAVKPRLPYKAVVFEEEYCEQGSSVIEAYDRVQTEYAGDRAQDTWSQRLAVQFGQEPNQAIAQLFKEKKLEK; the protein is encoded by the coding sequence ATGAATGAAACAATTAACTTGATGAAGGCTCATACGTCTGTTCGGCGCTTTACGGAAGAGCAGATTTCAGATGAAGAACTACGCGCGATTATCGATGCTGGACGCGCTGCTTCCAGCTGGAAAAACTTCCAGTCCTACTCTATCATTGTGGTGCGCAGTCAGGAGAAAAAAGAAGCCCTCTTTGATTTAGTTCCGCAGAAAGCAATTCTTCAGGCTTCAGCATTTTTGCTCTTTGTAGGAGACCTCAATCGTGCTCAAAAGGGTGTTCAATTGCACACGGATGGTTTTTACCCTGAAGGAACCGAAAATATTCTCATTAGCTCGGTAGATGCTGCTTTGGCGGGGCAAAATACCCTCTTAGCAGCTGAAAGTCTGGGTTATGGCGGCGTTATTATTGGTTTAGTCCGCTATGAAGCTTCAAAAATTGCCCAGCTCTTTAATCTGCCAGACTATACTTATCCAATTTTCGGCATGGCTTTAGGAAAGCCTAATCAAAACCATGCTGTCAAACCACGTCTGCCGTATAAAGCGGTGGTCTTCGAGGAAGAATACTGTGAGCAAGGAAGTTCAGTCATCGAGGCTTATGACCGTGTGCAGACTGAGTATGCTGGTGATCGGGCACAGGATACTTGGAGCCAGCGTTTGGCAGTCCAATTTGGTCAAGAGCCGAATCAAGCAATTGCCCAACTGTTTAAAGAAAAGAAATTAGAAAAATAA
- the dnaI gene encoding primosomal protein DnaI, protein MEKIGQAMPHMNKVKQFDYQKLVQQILADPDIAAFISREQLSPTEIQRSISKFNQYITERDRFLLEDQNYIAKGYKPILVRNEGYADVAYEETPELIEQERQEAIRNRLNLINLPTSLKEASLAKVDLDDIGRYKAFELLTSFVADFPNYKKAVYLYGDFGVGKSYMMAALAHDLSEKRSVSTTLLHYPSFVLDVKNAISSGLVKDKIDQVKTAQVLILDDIGAEQSSPWMRDEILQVILQHRMQENLPTFFTSNFSFADLERHFANSKNGDETWQAKRVMERIKFLAQEVHLEGENRR, encoded by the coding sequence ATGGAAAAAATAGGACAGGCAATGCCTCATATGAATAAGGTGAAGCAGTTTGATTATCAAAAATTGGTCCAGCAGATTTTAGCAGATCCAGATATCGCTGCCTTTATCAGTCGAGAACAATTGTCTCCAACCGAAATTCAGCGTAGCATTTCTAAGTTCAATCAATACATTACCGAACGAGATCGTTTCCTGCTAGAAGATCAGAACTATATTGCTAAGGGATATAAGCCAATTTTGGTGAGAAATGAAGGCTATGCGGATGTTGCCTATGAGGAAACACCTGAGTTGATCGAGCAGGAGAGACAGGAGGCCATTAGAAACCGTCTCAACCTCATCAATCTACCAACTAGTCTAAAAGAAGCTAGTTTGGCCAAAGTGGACTTAGACGATATTGGTCGTTACAAGGCTTTTGAGCTCTTGACCAGTTTTGTTGCGGACTTTCCTAATTATAAAAAGGCTGTTTATCTCTACGGAGATTTCGGCGTAGGTAAGAGCTACATGATGGCTGCGCTGGCACATGATTTGTCAGAAAAACGTAGTGTCTCAACGACTCTGCTTCACTATCCGAGCTTTGTTTTGGATGTTAAGAATGCTATCAGTTCTGGTTTGGTTAAGGACAAGATTGACCAGGTCAAGACAGCTCAAGTGCTGATTTTGGACGATATCGGTGCAGAGCAGTCTAGCCCATGGATGCGGGATGAGATTTTGCAGGTCATTCTCCAGCACCGCATGCAGGAAAATCTGCCAACTTTCTTTACTTCTAACTTTAGTTTTGCAGATTTGGAGCGTCACTTTGCTAATTCTAAGAATGGCGATGAGACCTGGCAAGCCAAGCGGGTTATGGAGCGGATTAAGTTTCTGGCTCAAGAAGTGCATCTAGAAGGAGAGAACCGTCGATGA